A stretch of the Archaeoglobus neptunius genome encodes the following:
- a CDS encoding DUF555 domain-containing protein — translation MPDYLVILQAAWIVKKARSLEDAMNIAVAEAGKRLNPDLDFVKIDVGDTACPKCDSPLKSVFMVAGMALVGLILEMKVFNAKSAEHAAKISKYEIGKRMPRIPLEVLEVVELD, via the coding sequence ATGCCAGACTACCTTGTGATTCTCCAGGCAGCGTGGATAGTGAAGAAGGCTAGAAGCTTGGAAGATGCAATGAACATAGCTGTGGCTGAAGCCGGGAAGAGACTCAATCCGGATCTCGATTTCGTTAAAATTGATGTCGGAGATACTGCCTGTCCGAAATGCGATAGTCCGCTTAAATCTGTGTTCATGGTCGCAGGAATGGCTCTTGTCGGATTAATCCTTGAAATGAAGGTTTTCAATGCAAAAAGCGCTGAGCATGCCGCAAAAATATCTAAATACGAGATAGGAAAACGTATGCCCCGTATACCGCTGGAGGTACTTGAGGTTGTTGAGCTCGATTGA
- a CDS encoding TRAM domain-containing protein codes for MSEFGREFGRAPPVEVGDIREVRIEAVGSEGDGIAKVDGFVVFVPGVKVDDVVTIRITKVLRKYGFAELIE; via the coding sequence TTGAGTGAATTTGGACGCGAATTTGGCCGTGCGCCGCCTGTGGAGGTTGGAGATATAAGAGAAGTTAGAATCGAAGCTGTGGGTTCAGAAGGAGACGGTATAGCAAAAGTCGACGGTTTTGTGGTATTCGTACCCGGAGTCAAGGTTGACGATGTTGTAACGATCAGGATTACAAAGGTGCTTCGAAAATACGGGTTTGCAGAACTTATTGAATAA
- a CDS encoding PAS domain S-box protein: protein MSQLMLLKLNRNGKILSVYGLPKGIKGKRFEDVFEISGNCARLNGRSFAVSRFDSDDGSLVVLLPEQAEVTLDDIPIGIVVLQDGKIVYANNVAEKVMGYTRDEIESMDLCKSREVSMQKIRAIYERCIKEGKFLREELKVNLKSGVDLFVEVLASKGYYMGRPAIICAFIDINRRKELEELFLTLTNQTFVAVYIIQDGKFVFLNEMATISGYTIDELYEMDPFQLVHPEDRKQVIANYIRRIAGEQVEVPYRFRLIKKDGEVLYVDAIAARVFYRGKPAVMGILIDRTEDVEREEKLKRYERFFRQSKDMFFIIDREGRFVDVNPRYREILGYDYSELLGKTSRLIAVEEDIDLLRENFKRVLNGESVKFTFRIRRKNGDVRICEVVEWPVFKDGRVTGAEGVLRDITDRIVTETELKTKNELLKTVSEINELILKEKDEYALLSKVCRFFSKLRNTDSWAWIVEKHRVLKATPLSPECGLADRSKQGEIIYEKCSCPMSRAKSLAVPIKHNGNVYGVVVLCSVGNLSDDELKILEKLGENLGFAITSYRAERDRKIAFNLLLENLEQFESLADKLRNPVAIISGFIEIKDDIGCERVVKEIENHAGRIKEILDELRLQETLTYFILRGGKV from the coding sequence ATGTCACAATTAATGCTACTTAAACTAAACAGAAATGGCAAGATACTGAGCGTTTATGGCCTACCAAAGGGAATAAAAGGAAAGAGGTTCGAAGATGTGTTCGAGATTTCTGGCAATTGTGCCCGACTGAACGGTAGATCCTTTGCAGTTTCCAGATTTGACTCTGACGACGGTTCACTGGTAGTTCTCCTCCCCGAACAGGCCGAAGTCACACTGGATGATATCCCGATCGGCATAGTTGTGCTTCAGGATGGAAAAATAGTCTACGCAAATAATGTTGCAGAGAAGGTTATGGGATACACCAGGGATGAGATAGAGTCCATGGATCTGTGCAAGTCCAGGGAAGTGAGCATGCAAAAGATAAGGGCAATATATGAAAGATGTATTAAAGAAGGCAAGTTCTTACGGGAAGAGCTGAAGGTCAATCTTAAAAGCGGTGTGGACCTTTTTGTTGAGGTGCTTGCTTCTAAGGGGTACTACATGGGAAGACCGGCGATAATATGTGCATTTATAGATATAAACAGGAGAAAGGAACTTGAAGAGCTCTTCCTCACCCTCACAAACCAGACATTTGTGGCAGTGTACATAATTCAGGACGGAAAGTTTGTGTTTCTAAACGAAATGGCCACAATATCGGGATACACGATCGACGAGCTGTATGAAATGGATCCATTTCAACTCGTTCATCCGGAAGACAGGAAACAGGTGATTGCAAACTACATCAGGAGAATCGCAGGAGAGCAGGTAGAAGTCCCGTATCGATTCAGACTCATTAAAAAAGATGGGGAGGTACTGTATGTCGACGCTATCGCTGCCAGGGTTTTCTACAGGGGAAAACCTGCTGTTATGGGCATACTGATAGACAGAACTGAAGACGTTGAGAGGGAAGAAAAGCTAAAGAGGTATGAGAGGTTTTTCAGACAGTCAAAGGACATGTTCTTCATTATCGACAGGGAAGGAAGGTTCGTTGACGTGAATCCAAGATACAGGGAGATCCTGGGTTACGATTACTCCGAGTTGCTGGGTAAAACGTCAAGACTTATTGCTGTTGAGGAGGACATAGACCTCCTCAGGGAGAATTTCAAAAGAGTGCTGAATGGGGAAAGTGTAAAGTTCACGTTCAGGATAAGGCGAAAAAACGGTGACGTGAGGATTTGTGAGGTTGTTGAGTGGCCCGTTTTTAAGGATGGGAGGGTTACCGGTGCTGAGGGTGTTCTGAGAGATATTACCGACAGAATCGTAACAGAAACAGAGTTGAAAACCAAAAATGAGCTGCTCAAAACTGTGAGTGAGATAAATGAACTGATTTTGAAGGAAAAAGATGAATATGCCCTGCTTTCGAAGGTCTGCAGATTTTTCTCCAAATTGAGGAATACCGACTCATGGGCCTGGATCGTGGAAAAACACAGGGTACTTAAAGCCACACCACTATCTCCGGAATGTGGGCTGGCAGACAGAAGTAAGCAAGGAGAGATAATTTACGAAAAGTGTTCCTGCCCGATGAGCAGGGCAAAAAGCCTGGCGGTACCGATAAAGCACAACGGAAATGTTTACGGTGTCGTTGTACTATGTTCTGTTGGTAATTTGAGTGATGATGAATTGAAGATCCTCGAAAAGCTTGGCGAAAACCTTGGATTTGCAATCACTTCTTATAGGGCAGAGAGGGACAGAAAAATTGCGTTCAATCTGTTACTTGAGAATCTCGAACAGTTTGAATCTCTGGCGGATAAACTGAGGAATCCAGTCGCCATCATTTCAGGTTTCATAGAAATCAAAGATGATATAGGGTGTGAAAGGGTGGTGAAGGAAATTGAGAATCATGCCGGGAGGATAAAAGAGATTCTCGACGAACTGCGGTTGCAGGAGACTCTGACGTATTTTATTCTGCGTGGGGGAAAAGTTTAA
- the cobT gene encoding nicotinate mononucleotide-dependent phosphoribosyltransferase CobT, which produces MAYQFVKGQSDVIQLCREKATFLLVIGNTRTAEVPGITVAGANPELIKYTPPADAELLYHGRCLSIDSVPATPDGKPTPALISYTALRLTGIPFFVVNSGLMVEPKIPYIDLNAPVGENIADSRAMDRDAVEKVLERGKILGKQISKLSDVLIVGESIPAGTTTAAAILKALGLNPAVSSSMPDNPVDLKRKVIEEAVKRVKSADPLEILAAVGDPVMLGVIGIALGSDKPLILAGGTQMVAMANLISQMDEVEAVIATTRYVAADPNADLSLSPYPVVSADPMLAKSRYEGLRAFSKGFVKEGVGAGGLTLASYIRGITPETFLREIEKDYETIIL; this is translated from the coding sequence ATGGCCTATCAGTTTGTTAAAGGTCAGAGTGACGTGATCCAGCTCTGCAGGGAAAAAGCAACCTTTCTTCTTGTTATCGGCAACACCAGGACCGCCGAAGTTCCGGGGATTACCGTAGCTGGGGCCAATCCAGAACTGATCAAGTACACACCTCCGGCAGACGCAGAACTGCTCTATCACGGCAGATGTCTGTCGATAGACTCGGTTCCAGCAACTCCAGACGGAAAGCCAACCCCGGCTTTGATTTCATACACCGCCCTGAGGCTGACAGGCATACCATTCTTTGTGGTGAATTCGGGGCTGATGGTAGAACCGAAAATACCGTACATTGATCTGAATGCCCCGGTTGGTGAAAACATTGCCGATAGTAGAGCAATGGATAGGGATGCAGTTGAAAAAGTGCTTGAGAGGGGTAAAATTCTTGGAAAGCAGATCTCAAAGCTGAGTGATGTACTTATTGTTGGTGAAAGTATTCCCGCCGGTACGACGACTGCTGCCGCAATTCTGAAGGCTCTTGGACTGAATCCCGCAGTGTCCTCCAGTATGCCCGATAATCCTGTTGATTTGAAGAGGAAAGTAATCGAGGAAGCTGTAAAAAGGGTGAAAAGTGCAGATCCTCTTGAAATACTTGCCGCAGTTGGTGATCCTGTTATGCTTGGGGTTATAGGAATCGCATTAGGATCTGATAAGCCTCTGATTCTTGCTGGAGGAACGCAGATGGTAGCGATGGCAAATCTGATTTCGCAGATGGATGAAGTTGAGGCCGTTATCGCCACGACCCGGTATGTTGCCGCAGATCCAAACGCCGATCTATCGCTCTCTCCATATCCTGTTGTATCTGCTGACCCCATGCTCGCAAAGTCAAGGTATGAGGGGTTGAGGGCTTTCAGCAAGGGTTTTGTAAAGGAGGGTGTTGGTGCCGGGGGTTTGACACTTGCATCCTACATACGAGGCATCACTCCCGAAACATTTCTCCGTGAGATTGAAAAAGACTACGAAACCATAATACTCTAA
- a CDS encoding NAD(P)/FAD-dependent oxidoreductase, whose protein sequence is MIRVAIVGGGIAGLSAAYFLARKGADVSVFEQKYLLYGASGRNSGGLTAQFVNEPLIKLALRSLELYDRIQTETGFNFLLRKDGYIKIADEKNEDALKNEVDFQKKAGVNVRIVDPDFVRNLFPDINTQTFTAAAYFADGGVVFPWPVIWGLAKGCRELGVKIYDYTPVRVEVKGNEVLGVRADSELHKADYVINAAGAWSNEISRQAGIELGNRVFREEICVTESLKPYLDPYILDVSTGVYISQSMRGEIVGGILGKEAEEVSVKSSLDFLTAYARRVTELVPKLRGMSILRQWAGAYDVGRNGMPVIGTTKVKGFIQLNGFGRNGMSLALAAGEGVAELVLKGKSRIVQPFNP, encoded by the coding sequence ATGATCAGGGTTGCGATTGTCGGTGGAGGGATAGCAGGGCTTTCAGCAGCATACTTCCTTGCCAGGAAGGGAGCGGATGTGAGTGTTTTCGAACAAAAATATCTGCTTTATGGTGCAAGTGGAAGAAATTCTGGTGGATTAACTGCTCAATTTGTGAATGAGCCATTAATAAAACTGGCCCTGAGAAGCCTTGAACTTTACGACCGGATTCAAACCGAAACCGGATTTAATTTTCTTCTCAGGAAGGATGGTTACATCAAAATTGCGGACGAGAAGAATGAGGATGCTCTAAAGAATGAAGTGGATTTCCAGAAGAAAGCCGGAGTGAATGTTAGGATTGTTGATCCGGATTTTGTCAGAAATCTGTTCCCGGACATCAACACACAGACCTTTACAGCTGCTGCATATTTTGCTGACGGTGGAGTTGTTTTCCCCTGGCCAGTTATATGGGGTCTGGCAAAGGGATGCAGAGAGCTGGGGGTGAAGATCTACGACTACACTCCCGTCAGAGTTGAGGTTAAAGGGAACGAAGTTCTGGGTGTCAGGGCTGACAGTGAATTGCACAAGGCCGACTACGTGATCAACGCTGCAGGTGCGTGGAGTAACGAGATAAGCAGGCAGGCCGGGATTGAGCTTGGTAACAGGGTGTTCAGAGAGGAGATATGCGTTACAGAGAGCTTAAAGCCCTACCTCGATCCGTACATTCTTGACGTCTCCACAGGGGTGTACATAAGCCAGTCCATGAGAGGGGAGATAGTTGGAGGAATTCTCGGAAAGGAGGCGGAAGAAGTGAGTGTGAAATCGAGTCTGGATTTCCTGACAGCTTACGCCAGAAGGGTTACAGAGCTCGTTCCAAAGCTCAGAGGCATGTCCATTCTCAGGCAGTGGGCCGGAGCATACGATGTCGGCAGAAACGGCATGCCCGTGATAGGAACAACAAAGGTAAAGGGATTCATACAGCTCAACGGATTCGGCAGAAACGGCATGTCCCTTGCACTGGCAGCAGGGGAGGGTGTGGCGGAACTCGTGTTAAAAGGAAAAAGCAGAATTGTTCAACCGTTTAATCCCTAA
- a CDS encoding (2Fe-2S)-binding protein: MKDRKVVCRCEDLTEEEIIHAIELGYDDLESLKRFTGATTGPCQGKGCLMHIIRILSQKTGKSVDEIGVTTQRQPVNPVPLYILAAKKGDEK, encoded by the coding sequence ATGAAGGACAGGAAGGTTGTTTGCAGGTGTGAGGATCTGACTGAAGAGGAGATCATACATGCAATTGAGCTCGGTTACGACGATCTTGAGAGTCTCAAGAGATTCACCGGAGCAACAACAGGCCCCTGTCAGGGTAAGGGGTGCCTAATGCATATAATAAGGATCCTGAGCCAGAAGACAGGAAAGAGTGTCGATGAAATCGGAGTTACAACTCAAAGACAGCCTGTAAACCCGGTACCACTATACATTTTAGCAGCAAAGAAGGGTGATGAGAAATGA
- a CDS encoding 4Fe-4S dicluster domain-containing protein, translating into MKYLERGYLERDELPPFPSEERLKKKAVAYIECPQPIPCSPCYESCPANAIQMNNINDPPKVDYEKCTGCMKCIRVCPGLAIFMLRLRDDGKGEVTLQYEFLPWLKKGDIVKLYNRKGEEIGEGVVNWVLPPERNDNTSLVRVEVDADLIFEVRAVRPAGWER; encoded by the coding sequence ATGAAATACCTCGAGAGGGGTTATCTGGAGAGAGATGAGCTTCCACCGTTCCCCAGTGAAGAAAGGTTGAAGAAAAAGGCCGTGGCCTACATAGAGTGCCCTCAACCCATCCCATGCAGTCCGTGCTATGAATCATGTCCGGCGAACGCAATTCAGATGAACAACATTAACGATCCTCCGAAAGTCGACTATGAGAAGTGCACAGGATGCATGAAGTGTATCAGGGTATGCCCGGGTCTTGCAATTTTCATGCTCAGGCTCAGGGACGATGGAAAGGGAGAGGTGACACTGCAGTACGAATTTCTGCCCTGGCTCAAAAAGGGTGACATTGTAAAGCTGTACAACCGCAAAGGTGAGGAAATTGGAGAAGGAGTCGTTAACTGGGTTTTACCACCGGAAAGAAACGACAACACGTCGCTTGTCAGAGTTGAAGTTGATGCAGACCTGATTTTTGAGGTCAGAGCGGTTAGGCCCGCGGGGTGGGAAAGATGA
- a CDS encoding FAD-dependent oxidoreductase, with protein MVRTEIGRLQEHPIVDFRRGKEVTIYFNGKPIKAFEGETVAAALYAAGVRVFSRSFRWHRPRGFFCAIGKCSACMMEVDGIPNVRTCKVYVRDGMQVRTQSGMPDAEKDMFSILDDVIDKVFPHGSHYSKFTTSKKAREFMVKRMRKFTGFGNPPKAVFSGNADYEEIETDILVVGGGPGGMSAAINAGKYGAKVLLVDENPFLGGQLVKQTHRFFGSAKERAGTRGIRISQILEDELMSIENVEVRKETRVFGIYNGEAGAYQRIDENYGKLLRIKAKKIVVATGAYERTLVFENNDLPGVYGAGGVQTLMNVYGIKPGNMGLIVGSGNVGLILTYQLMQAGVNVAAIVEAMPRIGGYFVHAAKVRRLGVPIYVRHTILKATGKKSVEGAVIARLDDKWQPIPGTEKKIDCDFICVAVGLSPTHELLYQAGCKMKFVPELGGIVPLRSRFNETSVTGLYVAGDVAGIEEATAAIMEGRIAGIHAAVTLGYGGDEAKKELDEAVREIEEFRAGPFGERIVCGLEKCTLESEVML; from the coding sequence ATGGTAAGAACCGAGATTGGGAGGTTGCAGGAGCATCCAATTGTTGATTTCAGGAGGGGAAAGGAAGTTACGATCTACTTTAACGGTAAACCGATAAAAGCTTTTGAAGGGGAAACCGTTGCAGCCGCACTTTATGCTGCAGGAGTCAGAGTTTTCAGCAGATCTTTCAGATGGCACAGGCCAAGAGGCTTTTTCTGTGCCATAGGGAAGTGTTCAGCGTGCATGATGGAGGTGGACGGAATACCCAACGTAAGAACGTGCAAGGTTTACGTTAGAGACGGTATGCAGGTCAGAACACAGAGCGGAATGCCAGATGCGGAAAAGGACATGTTCTCAATACTCGATGATGTTATTGACAAGGTATTCCCTCACGGCAGCCACTATTCAAAATTCACCACGTCAAAGAAGGCAAGGGAATTCATGGTAAAGAGAATGAGGAAATTCACAGGCTTTGGAAATCCACCAAAGGCCGTGTTCAGCGGTAATGCGGACTACGAAGAAATTGAAACCGATATTCTTGTTGTGGGTGGTGGTCCGGGCGGAATGTCTGCCGCAATAAACGCCGGAAAATACGGGGCCAAGGTACTTCTCGTCGATGAAAACCCATTCCTGGGTGGTCAGCTTGTTAAACAGACCCACAGGTTCTTCGGTTCGGCAAAGGAGAGGGCAGGTACGAGAGGTATAAGAATCTCCCAGATTCTGGAGGACGAGCTGATGAGCATTGAAAACGTTGAGGTAAGGAAAGAGACAAGGGTTTTCGGAATCTACAACGGAGAGGCAGGAGCATACCAGAGAATTGACGAAAATTACGGTAAACTACTTAGAATAAAAGCAAAGAAGATTGTGGTGGCCACAGGAGCTTATGAAAGAACTCTTGTCTTTGAGAACAATGACCTCCCGGGAGTTTATGGTGCTGGCGGTGTGCAGACGCTTATGAATGTCTACGGCATAAAACCGGGAAATATGGGGCTTATAGTTGGATCCGGCAACGTTGGTCTGATTCTCACGTATCAGCTCATGCAGGCAGGAGTTAACGTTGCAGCCATAGTTGAGGCCATGCCGCGGATCGGTGGCTACTTCGTCCATGCGGCAAAAGTTCGCCGTCTCGGTGTACCAATTTACGTCAGACATACAATTCTGAAGGCTACAGGTAAGAAGAGTGTTGAGGGAGCAGTCATAGCACGGCTGGACGATAAATGGCAACCGATCCCCGGAACGGAGAAGAAAATAGACTGCGATTTTATCTGCGTTGCAGTTGGCCTCTCACCCACCCACGAACTGCTGTATCAGGCCGGATGCAAGATGAAGTTCGTTCCTGAACTTGGTGGAATCGTTCCATTGAGGTCAAGATTCAACGAAACCAGTGTAACGGGTCTCTACGTGGCAGGTGATGTGGCAGGAATTGAGGAAGCGACAGCAGCCATTATGGAGGGAAGAATTGCAGGGATCCACGCAGCAGTCACTCTCGGCTATGGGGGAGATGAGGCAAAGAAGGAGCTTGATGAAGCCGTCAGGGAAATCGAAGAGTTCAGAGCCGGTCCGTTTGGAGAGAGAATCGTATGCGGGCTCGAAAAGTGCACTCTTGAGAGCGAGGTGATGCTATGA
- a CDS encoding DUF1641 domain-containing protein, with amino-acid sequence MIADFETKAADVLTRMMEKLAENGDAILAAMDKLIYLERNGILDELVNFSEMVPGIRKLPEEFLDEDVQDVATKNLELILSLALSVDDEMIQQVEKLIDAFKKTREFEPAGLTGALKALRDPDVQRALGFMLAFAKNLGKSI; translated from the coding sequence ATGATTGCAGATTTCGAGACGAAAGCCGCTGATGTTTTAACCAGAATGATGGAAAAGCTTGCTGAAAACGGTGATGCAATTCTGGCCGCAATGGACAAGCTCATTTACCTGGAAAGAAATGGAATACTTGACGAGCTAGTGAACTTCTCCGAGATGGTGCCTGGAATCAGAAAACTTCCGGAGGAGTTTTTGGATGAAGACGTGCAGGATGTAGCGACTAAAAATCTGGAGCTGATTCTTTCTCTGGCTCTTTCGGTGGACGACGAGATGATTCAGCAGGTGGAGAAGCTAATTGATGCTTTCAAAAAGACTAGGGAGTTTGAACCTGCAGGTCTTACCGGAGCTTTGAAAGCTCTCAGAGATCCGGATGTGCAGAGAGCTCTTGGATTTATGCTTGCATTTGCCAAAAATCTTGGCAAATCAATTTAA
- a CDS encoding DsrE family protein, which translates to MKRVFLWSMNGPENAEKAILPFIIGNAAFVHDAEVIICLIGPAVWLAKKGIAEHVMCCKWKLKELMDKFLEQGGKLLVCSPCLAEREINEEELIDGATITGAVESLELAAEADIDVSF; encoded by the coding sequence ATGAAGAGGGTATTTTTGTGGAGTATGAATGGGCCTGAAAACGCTGAAAAAGCCATTTTGCCGTTCATAATTGGAAATGCAGCCTTTGTACACGATGCGGAAGTCATAATCTGCCTCATAGGACCGGCCGTCTGGCTAGCAAAAAAAGGTATTGCTGAGCATGTGATGTGCTGCAAGTGGAAGCTAAAGGAGCTGATGGATAAGTTCCTAGAACAGGGTGGAAAACTTCTTGTTTGCTCTCCTTGTCTTGCAGAAAGGGAAATAAATGAAGAAGAGCTGATAGATGGGGCCACCATAACCGGTGCTGTGGAATCACTGGAGCTTGCTGCTGAAGCAGATATAGACGTTTCGTTCTAA
- a CDS encoding DsrE family protein, whose product MKFVIVALSGELEKLQAVAALASGAAVMGMQVRIFVAMDALASFRKSVAESRGWKVAGDAGKALLKTDKTFIDYLKDAREVGDVKLYICQDSMNLLQATTDDFADVFDEVTTVTGFFEIAEGAAPLVI is encoded by the coding sequence ATGAAGTTCGTGATTGTGGCTTTAAGCGGAGAGTTGGAGAAACTTCAGGCAGTTGCCGCTCTTGCCTCAGGAGCAGCGGTAATGGGGATGCAGGTAAGGATCTTTGTTGCTATGGATGCACTTGCATCGTTCCGCAAAAGTGTTGCAGAGAGCAGAGGATGGAAAGTCGCCGGAGATGCGGGCAAAGCTTTGCTTAAGACCGATAAAACCTTCATTGACTATCTCAAAGACGCCAGAGAGGTGGGTGATGTGAAGCTGTATATCTGCCAGGACTCTATGAACCTGCTTCAGGCTACGACCGACGACTTTGCTGACGTCTTTGATGAGGTGACCACCGTTACAGGCTTCTTTGAAATTGCGGAAGGGGCTGCACCACTGGTTATCTGA
- a CDS encoding sulfurtransferase TusA family protein, producing MGEELANLKADVVVDARGQSCPGPMLEAKKALTKVKSGQILEILSSDKGTRRDLPTLCKKTGDEYLGFIEEGGYDRHLIRKK from the coding sequence ATGGGGGAAGAACTTGCCAACCTCAAAGCAGATGTCGTTGTTGATGCTCGTGGCCAGAGCTGTCCGGGACCAATGCTTGAGGCAAAAAAAGCTCTGACTAAAGTAAAGTCGGGTCAGATTCTTGAAATTCTGTCTTCTGATAAAGGCACGAGAAGAGACCTGCCCACCCTATGCAAGAAGACCGGGGACGAATATCTCGGATTCATAGAAGAGGGCGGGTACGACAGGCACCTTATCAGAAAAAAGTAG
- a CDS encoding hydrogenase iron-sulfur subunit, with amino-acid sequence MPEPKILIFAAEMAYRAADQAGLMKAWYPVATYIVRIPCTSMLRPELIIYAFEKGFDGVFVASSGPDCPFLGESCVGKTSQRIEKAYELMKGRGIEPERLLMSGVCSTCVETLVGKTKEFKETLSRLGPVKR; translated from the coding sequence ATGCCAGAACCAAAAATTCTTATTTTTGCGGCTGAAATGGCCTACAGGGCAGCCGATCAGGCCGGATTGATGAAGGCATGGTACCCCGTTGCCACCTACATCGTGAGAATTCCATGCACCAGCATGCTCAGACCGGAACTGATAATTTACGCTTTTGAAAAGGGATTTGATGGTGTATTCGTTGCATCAAGCGGTCCTGACTGCCCGTTTCTTGGAGAATCGTGCGTTGGCAAAACTTCACAGAGGATAGAAAAAGCCTACGAGCTTATGAAGGGAAGAGGGATAGAACCTGAAAGACTGCTGATGTCTGGAGTTTGCTCAACCTGCGTTGAGACTCTTGTCGGCAAAACGAAAGAATTTAAAGAGACACTTTCTCGGCTTGGGCCGGTAAAGAGGTGA
- a CDS encoding FAD-dependent oxidoreductase yields the protein MEYDVLVIGGGIAGMESSLTLADAGFKVLLVESSPSLGGRMIQLSKVFPTTDCAGCITTPKMAATSKHENITVLTYAEVEKIENRDGEGFAVRILKKPRYIDEKKCIGCGRCEQECPIFLPDEFNFGLAGRKAAYIPFSMASPRVALIDIENCTMCGRCERVCPTDAVDFLQQPEEIEVRVKAVIVATGFKPFNPSLKREYGYDRFANVLHALEMERILSPSRPYNAIVRPSDGKIPDKVAFVLCVGSRDKSLGNPICSRVCCMYSIKQAILLSAALPLADFTIYYMDIRAYGKGFEEFYNMARDMGIRFVKGRVAKLEEKENGDIAVRVENFETGEIEEEVYDMVVLSIGLLANPDVAEIVEGLELDPFGFVMQQKSTNPVETNVSGVFVAGCAAGPKDIPDTIAEANAAASQCMAYLKALEVRK from the coding sequence GTGGAGTATGACGTGCTCGTAATCGGTGGGGGAATAGCGGGAATGGAATCATCCCTCACTCTTGCCGATGCGGGTTTTAAAGTTCTCCTTGTGGAATCTTCACCGAGTCTCGGTGGCAGGATGATACAGCTCAGCAAGGTTTTTCCAACAACCGATTGTGCAGGGTGCATAACCACGCCAAAAATGGCGGCAACATCAAAACATGAGAACATAACAGTGCTAACTTATGCTGAGGTCGAAAAAATTGAGAACCGGGATGGGGAGGGTTTTGCTGTCAGAATTCTGAAAAAGCCAAGATACATTGATGAAAAGAAATGCATAGGGTGTGGTAGATGCGAACAGGAATGTCCGATATTTCTGCCTGACGAGTTTAACTTTGGTCTAGCGGGTAGAAAAGCAGCCTACATACCGTTTTCGATGGCTTCTCCTCGTGTAGCCCTGATCGATATCGAGAACTGTACCATGTGTGGCAGGTGTGAAAGAGTTTGCCCTACGGATGCTGTTGACTTCCTTCAGCAGCCTGAAGAGATTGAGGTGAGGGTTAAAGCTGTGATTGTTGCCACAGGATTTAAACCATTCAACCCCTCCCTGAAAAGAGAGTACGGCTACGATAGATTTGCAAATGTACTGCATGCACTCGAAATGGAAAGAATTCTTTCCCCCTCCAGACCATACAACGCCATAGTCCGCCCTTCAGATGGAAAGATCCCGGATAAGGTTGCATTCGTGCTTTGTGTCGGGTCGAGAGATAAGTCTCTTGGAAACCCAATCTGTTCCCGTGTCTGCTGCATGTATTCGATAAAGCAGGCCATTCTGCTTTCAGCGGCTCTGCCGCTTGCCGACTTTACGATATACTACATGGATATCAGGGCTTACGGTAAGGGTTTCGAGGAGTTTTACAACATGGCCCGTGACATGGGAATAAGGTTCGTCAAGGGCAGGGTGGCCAAACTTGAGGAGAAGGAGAATGGTGACATTGCTGTCAGAGTCGAAAACTTTGAGACAGGGGAGATTGAGGAAGAGGTGTATGACATGGTCGTTCTTTCCATTGGTCTTCTGGCGAATCCGGATGTTGCAGAAATTGTTGAGGGTCTGGAACTTGACCCATTTGGCTTTGTAATGCAGCAGAAGTCGACAAATCCTGTTGAAACAAACGTCAGCGGTGTATTCGTTGCAGGATGTGCTGCCGGGCCTAAAGACATTCCAGACACAATAGCAGAGGCAAATGCTGCAGCCTCGCAGTGCATGGCGTATCTGAAGGCTTTGGAGGTGAGAAAATGA